One genomic window of Pseudomonas chlororaphis subsp. piscium includes the following:
- a CDS encoding TolC family outer membrane protein: MIKPMISRQRALAGWLLVPLLLAALPAASLAQAAEYPRQAMPSDLWRVYLDAQQNNSELAAARADQAARAEAVPQARAGLLPTLSASAELNGTSTSLQQPKQDTRRSGTSYQAVLNQPIFRADRWFSLKAAEAEDQQAQLELAAAEQKLMLDSAQAYFGLLKAQDALAAAKAEEAALKRQLELAEKGLQLGLSDRTDVLQAEAGHDTARANRIVAQKRTDDAFEALDTLTHQQYAAIQGVRHDMPVLLPEPNDARRWVDTAVRQNLTLLASQHALDATQQTLNARKAGHAPTLDAVLRYQTGDNDNLGYGNSDIRGSGYGGNVEQRSVGLQLNIPLFSGGQTSSQVREAHQRMNQREYLNDNLRRQVVEQTRNLHRGLNSGVDQVKARRQSIISNQGAVLASQLGFQVGTRNIVDVLEAQRQLYNAVRQYNDSRYDYILDTLRLKQSVGTLSPQDLKALGDYLKADYDPDRDFLPPEFPRRLAAR; the protein is encoded by the coding sequence ATGATCAAACCCATGATTTCGCGGCAGCGAGCCCTTGCCGGCTGGTTGCTTGTCCCTCTGTTGCTTGCCGCATTGCCGGCCGCCTCCCTGGCGCAGGCGGCCGAATACCCGCGCCAGGCCATGCCCAGCGACCTCTGGCGGGTGTACCTGGATGCCCAGCAGAACAACAGCGAACTGGCGGCGGCCCGTGCCGACCAGGCCGCTCGCGCCGAGGCGGTGCCCCAGGCCCGCGCCGGGCTGCTGCCCACGCTGTCGGCCAGCGCCGAGCTCAATGGCACCAGCACCTCCCTGCAACAGCCAAAGCAGGACACCCGGCGCAGTGGCACCAGCTACCAGGCGGTGTTGAACCAGCCGATCTTCCGCGCCGATCGCTGGTTCAGCCTCAAGGCCGCCGAAGCCGAGGACCAGCAGGCCCAGCTGGAACTGGCGGCGGCTGAGCAGAAGCTGATGCTCGACAGCGCCCAGGCCTATTTCGGCCTGCTCAAGGCCCAGGACGCCCTGGCGGCGGCCAAGGCTGAAGAAGCAGCGCTCAAGCGCCAGCTGGAACTGGCCGAGAAGGGCTTGCAGCTGGGCCTGTCGGACCGTACCGATGTGCTCCAGGCCGAGGCCGGGCATGACACCGCGCGGGCCAACCGGATCGTCGCGCAAAAACGCACCGACGATGCCTTCGAGGCCCTGGACACCCTGACGCACCAGCAATATGCAGCGATCCAGGGGGTGCGGCATGACATGCCGGTATTGTTGCCGGAGCCCAACGATGCCCGGCGCTGGGTCGACACCGCGGTACGGCAGAACCTGACCCTGCTGGCCAGCCAGCACGCCCTGGACGCGACGCAACAGACCCTGAACGCGCGCAAGGCCGGGCACGCGCCGACCCTGGACGCGGTGCTGCGTTACCAGACCGGCGACAACGACAACCTGGGGTACGGCAACAGCGATATCCGTGGCAGCGGCTATGGCGGCAATGTCGAGCAGCGCTCCGTCGGCCTGCAGTTGAACATTCCACTGTTCAGCGGCGGCCAGACCTCTTCCCAGGTGCGCGAGGCCCACCAGCGGATGAATCAGCGCGAGTACCTCAACGACAACCTGCGGCGCCAGGTGGTGGAGCAGACCCGCAACCTGCATCGCGGCCTCAACAGCGGGGTCGATCAGGTCAAGGCGCGGCGCCAGTCGATCATTTCCAACCAGGGCGCGGTGCTGGCTTCGCAGCTGGGCTTCCAGGTCGGCACCCGCAATATCGTCGATGTGCTGGAAGCCCAGCGCCAGCTCTACAACGCGGTGCGCCAGTACAACGACAGCCGTTATGACTACATTCTCGACACCCTGCGGCTCAAACAGTCGGTGGGAACCTTGTCGCCCCAGGACCTCAAGGCGCTTGGTGATTACCTCAAGGCCGACTACGATCCCGATCGCGATTTCCTGCCGCCGGAGTTTCCACGCCGGCTGGCGGCGCGTTGA
- a CDS encoding TcdA/TcdB pore-forming domain-containing protein, with product MASMSKDFTRLLNTLIDQQVKAAGRQTEWFNMSADERAAYIAQVGERLLEMQQSTLSVLAAQHYQMQDNPVSVGDQLKTLQQRRQEMNAIPDTPATSAYKLQLDRDILLYSRQQTAITHYDSTWNTALGMLSPGGAKQLEIKGLKADALAKQGKLKGRIERLEQQLTIQVADSTFSQKYVKLFSELQAYKEVSARYNSLLKAAPEQQAASLGALAKPPRASDDLPVNISLLMMEERPGYVRMNVALVNASTDGRFKDFFLENGRLVVPTDGVLNFSFGTAARSLAWQQQYRLKNEPPSFRSPTYAPIRSVLVKTSFVEQYFANHLVSESSLREGFKAQVLGNGHKLLLTSVDRKVPNQVGIQVSGQSPTTTVTREVPLAGALSDLINQNADIASFQTIGLEGFRQNSYHPDRDGVFVNIHELERSVGFAERQYLLEMPQGGDYRAATPFALMTVDGDKVSSSHLSKAQTDALYQYNAAFFDKLEQLRDGGIKASRLFEGSRERTTFVQQLTRLLERNHITPAGVLMPEHSRASLRDIKGNNLNKVLWEQAFAASVWQSRDNDALLFGLADKLVNNQALAKVLQGGYVQSDIAQAKLLLAPLYEPWRVRAIDAETQRVAAANAAQHPDNPKVHVFDQVAVERSLDSKLLTLLLRGPEGLEQADGKLRPTVEALLSSDQGRSLRKQALFHALRPVADSFSKAAVPVNGHAALAPQSGADKVMINNRLNQPDPYLILNTHPEQAQADATFLIADDKYRSYSQFRPDPGNAATRYMNDLDTPFVGGISGTTQTVSNALPELFGGALSVKQYWQFQMANAAFMIRNGYHSFFETLYVAARYEPQGPGSIGQDLLQMFDRYRAEGSREALHGELYDGVMARVLPIVNQGLPAAEEFHPPRFTSVGPLPALLGQAAKDLQLKTGLASLGAGFEPRQGSADIQQFAADPVQFAKTHTLSAEALVKSGRLPAQGNVQLVKVAPNLYELEYTEHSANDIAGSGVDSVPAYFLGYNGPNQANAAPAYVDIPKHAAAGSFLFTGTLSGCSLVVTSLDANTFRVYHDGRVNSSLLYDNVVMAVDYKDYQVAGTAEGLAAAYMQYVDGQWQLVFQRQEYQREGQMVWPKLRDGAQPLAIQTADPQVVERNRAEFATYREQVHQNLKKVATQFGVSVEGVADGVYTEGAFSPEHPAIASWNQLREAVQAKVNADIQQLADKRYQLQQDRRGASDKGLIDQQIKQLNLTQDYYRAQYDPVLREAGSVEKTWLWQQIKAKEGSAAVVRTDDTAIQGAGEERASSVGERYAIAEAYQRGARGTAFSDGLRDFREIKIPRVNDKMSALEMKQLFLDGTLTPRERGALSGRITETAQAEYIDKVLRQTAVFSEDFHKAGSVFGQLAPQDFYLSLVGDRSGGRCYPLVRAMAVALASGGEAGVNSLVQKLFLASADPQAGSSTLLKNSLIRLHSNVEAVQASKELGQFKLAEVVSRLAAGSGTSMFALNTQNHSMMVGSTQTAEGRRYYFYDPNVGIFAFDSTKALTKAMQQHLVERKLAAHYGSFGSQSQPAFNLIEIDTGKMAEVPVGNGLNVADLSRPEELAGVIGQRRQVEQAVDAQQRVSEDLRLGAALTTFDAEQWGARFEVASTRLAQEHQLGSQWIPIIANIEEQKEGGYRVQFINRDQPEQTRWLATDDGTFVEFRRFVDEHMRVFNEHFTLEHGQIRPRAGISEASPVDGLNAGFAVQTLIQWFADKNRKDTAQGTVSPDLATALKIHSYLGLAQIGHGTLQDVVKVTELVQTALRGEAMAAETSLKDFASTLGHTVNEGAGVLFGGAMVGLDAYELAHAENDVQKAVFGTQLAFDSASFVTGAAGVGAGLLGASTAAAVLGGAGVILGGLAVGFTALAQAFGAVAEDAKAVGRYFDTVDKAYKGNGYRYDAEKKVLVPLAGAVVKRLDLRNNQIGFDSQYIYRTHHGSTGSGAINYFFWAGDFPQMIHDRGQAIEVRSGIGYKDATRTLEHGDSTAVILPGTPKSYISYEYMILPGSTTRHDTGFDVIRRLEEDRRFDYDFYIFPSEETIRRIRQEYVDTPIEVLLDSRDRQLVIPELPKELYGYLNYQIKGAGGRYLVGLNEGTRVDLSSESGTPSRWIIDSSQLASESISVSKDQLVVGGVVVKLDPAHNGQVLVVNAKGEVREVDFAGMSARVVEEDASKWQLPGQRIEQHLSELAKAHQLHGQYVVVDNYSHEGRNVGRAFYDVAKDRMLFTDTQVEQARNAQLGAVIGEHAYFVDAENAAAWRVEIATGKVDAQFAPSFNQSAGRISRFWQEGDAVYLARRYQFKEREAELNFRIIGDRMELVGVVGDDALLQLSARTGQHGDALKAMLQGYQNQTTQRATPVYNLGAPMMEPSAAALVTVFGLDNAKVAHRYWVRTSDGTVIKPNLAPPAGQLPPVDAQGKPQSAWPIPADLVFAGSMPQPAGQEVFFFYSQKEKVLFRQEGPGQQVLDGSQPSALRLATPTLANVLELNGHLVAVTEDGRVARIEATGRLSYEAVNEHWLKGRSTWWKDLASVSGSNATLAVFGAKAADGKSALPVWYHNGQVIVAASSLQGKPLQFLGFDSASSSARLFEPESGKLYLQAPMTPEALATAFGGDEVLEASARLPAATLPMPEAQLRSAVQVDAGLRLTTVQGEVLLRTNSGDVQLVAVDKGWQQQHLGNLPQALAQVAGQWRAKGVLTLQGADSQGWFDVASGQMFASTGIPAASDLRFIGVAAESQRSAYVYSPTEQALYKVKQGAAQKLGHYGNVERIGSSLLLQGGGVGGRQDELAPPLIAGVDSVVLHGGGASDTYRFSPAMWAHYRTVVIDNDDPGQALDRLILPVADGKNILVSRQGENVLLTDAGTGTALVLRQVLGNQAAAHRHLQIELQGDSSVISVDHLVKGFAQAGSARDALFELSSRERQTLPTANDIASVTEVEGPSLAKLSGAMAAFADTGGAREQVPQNRQAAQAVLVPSLT from the coding sequence ATGGCTTCCATGTCCAAGGACTTCACGCGCCTGCTCAATACCCTGATCGATCAACAGGTCAAGGCGGCAGGCCGGCAAACCGAATGGTTCAACATGAGCGCCGACGAGCGCGCCGCGTACATCGCCCAGGTTGGCGAGCGCCTGCTGGAAATGCAGCAGAGCACCCTGAGCGTGCTGGCCGCCCAGCATTATCAGATGCAAGACAACCCGGTCTCGGTCGGTGACCAGTTGAAGACGCTGCAGCAACGCCGCCAGGAGATGAACGCCATCCCCGACACCCCGGCGACCAGCGCCTACAAGCTGCAACTGGACCGCGACATCCTGTTGTACAGCCGCCAGCAGACGGCGATCACTCACTATGACAGCACCTGGAACACCGCCCTGGGCATGCTCAGCCCCGGTGGTGCCAAGCAGCTGGAAATCAAGGGCCTGAAGGCCGATGCCCTGGCCAAGCAGGGCAAGCTCAAGGGGCGGATCGAGCGCCTGGAGCAGCAGTTGACCATTCAGGTGGCCGACTCCACCTTCAGCCAGAAATACGTGAAGCTGTTCTCCGAGTTGCAGGCCTACAAGGAAGTCAGCGCCCGCTACAACAGCTTGCTCAAGGCCGCGCCCGAGCAGCAAGCGGCGAGCCTCGGCGCGCTGGCCAAGCCGCCCCGGGCCTCCGACGATCTGCCGGTGAACATTTCCCTGCTGATGATGGAAGAGCGCCCCGGCTACGTCCGTATGAACGTGGCGCTGGTCAATGCCAGCACCGATGGGCGCTTCAAGGACTTCTTCCTGGAGAATGGCAGGCTGGTGGTGCCCACCGACGGGGTGCTGAACTTCTCCTTCGGCACCGCGGCCCGCTCCCTGGCCTGGCAGCAACAGTACCGGCTGAAGAACGAGCCGCCGTCCTTCCGCTCGCCGACCTACGCGCCGATCCGCTCGGTGCTGGTCAAGACGTCCTTTGTCGAGCAGTACTTCGCCAACCACCTGGTGTCGGAAAGCTCCTTGCGCGAAGGCTTCAAGGCCCAGGTGCTGGGCAACGGCCACAAACTGCTGTTGACTAGTGTCGATCGCAAGGTGCCGAACCAGGTCGGCATCCAGGTCTCCGGCCAGTCGCCCACCACCACCGTCACCCGCGAAGTGCCCCTGGCCGGCGCCTTGAGCGATCTGATCAACCAGAACGCGGACATCGCCAGCTTCCAGACCATCGGCCTCGAAGGTTTTCGCCAGAACAGCTACCACCCCGACCGTGACGGCGTCTTCGTCAATATCCACGAGCTCGAACGCTCGGTGGGTTTTGCCGAGCGCCAGTACCTGCTGGAAATGCCTCAGGGCGGCGATTACCGCGCTGCGACGCCTTTTGCGCTGATGACTGTCGACGGTGACAAGGTCAGCAGCAGCCACCTGAGCAAGGCGCAGACCGACGCCCTGTATCAATACAACGCGGCGTTTTTCGACAAGCTGGAGCAACTGCGCGACGGCGGCATCAAGGCCAGCCGGCTGTTCGAAGGCAGCCGCGAGCGCACGACCTTCGTGCAGCAGCTAACCCGCTTGCTCGAGCGCAACCACATCACCCCGGCCGGGGTGCTGATGCCGGAACACAGCCGCGCCAGCCTGCGCGATATCAAGGGCAACAACCTGAACAAGGTGCTCTGGGAGCAGGCCTTCGCCGCGTCGGTCTGGCAGAGCCGCGACAACGACGCGCTGCTGTTCGGCCTGGCCGACAAACTAGTGAACAACCAGGCGCTGGCCAAGGTCCTGCAAGGCGGTTATGTGCAGAGCGACATTGCCCAGGCCAAGCTGCTGCTGGCGCCGCTGTACGAGCCATGGCGGGTCCGGGCGATCGACGCGGAAACCCAACGGGTCGCCGCGGCCAACGCGGCGCAGCATCCGGATAATCCGAAAGTGCATGTGTTCGATCAGGTGGCGGTCGAGCGGTCCCTGGACAGCAAGCTGCTGACCCTGTTGTTGCGTGGCCCCGAAGGGCTGGAGCAGGCCGATGGCAAACTGCGCCCGACCGTCGAGGCGCTGCTGTCGAGCGACCAGGGCCGCAGCCTGCGCAAGCAGGCGCTGTTCCATGCCCTGCGCCCGGTGGCCGACAGCTTTTCCAAGGCCGCGGTGCCGGTCAATGGCCATGCCGCGCTGGCGCCGCAGAGTGGCGCCGACAAGGTCATGATCAACAACCGGCTGAATCAGCCCGACCCCTACCTGATCCTCAATACCCACCCGGAGCAGGCCCAGGCCGATGCCACGTTCCTGATCGCGGACGACAAGTACCGCAGCTACAGCCAGTTCCGTCCCGACCCGGGCAATGCCGCCACCCGCTACATGAACGACCTGGACACCCCATTCGTGGGCGGTATTTCCGGGACCACCCAGACCGTCAGCAATGCCTTGCCGGAGTTGTTCGGTGGCGCCCTGAGCGTCAAGCAGTACTGGCAGTTCCAGATGGCCAACGCGGCCTTCATGATCCGCAACGGCTATCACTCGTTCTTCGAGACCCTGTACGTCGCCGCCCGCTATGAACCCCAGGGGCCGGGCAGCATCGGCCAGGACCTGCTGCAGATGTTCGACCGCTACCGCGCCGAAGGCAGCAGGGAGGCGCTGCACGGCGAGCTGTACGACGGGGTGATGGCTCGCGTGCTGCCCATCGTCAACCAGGGCTTGCCGGCGGCCGAGGAGTTCCATCCGCCGCGCTTCACCAGCGTTGGCCCGTTGCCCGCGCTGCTGGGGCAAGCAGCGAAGGACCTGCAGCTCAAGACCGGGCTGGCGTCCCTGGGGGCCGGGTTCGAACCGCGCCAGGGCAGCGCCGACATCCAGCAGTTCGCCGCCGACCCTGTGCAGTTCGCCAAGACCCACACCCTGAGCGCCGAGGCCCTGGTCAAGTCGGGACGCTTGCCGGCCCAGGGCAACGTGCAGTTGGTCAAGGTCGCGCCGAACCTGTACGAGCTCGAATACACCGAGCACAGCGCCAATGACATTGCCGGCAGCGGCGTCGACAGCGTGCCGGCGTATTTCCTCGGCTACAACGGCCCGAACCAGGCCAATGCCGCGCCGGCCTATGTGGATATTCCCAAGCACGCGGCCGCGGGCAGCTTCCTCTTCACCGGGACCTTGTCGGGCTGCTCGCTGGTGGTGACCAGCCTGGACGCCAACACCTTCCGGGTCTACCACGACGGTCGGGTCAACAGCTCGCTGCTGTACGACAACGTGGTGATGGCGGTGGACTACAAGGACTATCAGGTCGCCGGCACCGCCGAGGGCCTGGCCGCGGCCTACATGCAGTACGTCGATGGCCAGTGGCAACTGGTGTTCCAGCGCCAGGAGTACCAGCGCGAAGGGCAGATGGTCTGGCCGAAGCTGCGCGACGGCGCCCAGCCCCTGGCGATCCAGACCGCCGACCCTCAGGTGGTGGAGCGCAACCGGGCCGAGTTCGCCACCTACCGCGAGCAGGTGCACCAGAACCTGAAGAAAGTCGCGACCCAGTTCGGGGTGTCGGTCGAAGGGGTGGCCGACGGCGTCTACACTGAGGGCGCCTTTTCTCCCGAGCATCCGGCGATCGCCAGTTGGAACCAGCTGCGCGAAGCGGTCCAGGCCAAGGTCAACGCCGATATCCAACAGCTGGCCGACAAGCGCTACCAACTCCAGCAAGACCGGCGCGGGGCCAGCGACAAGGGCCTGATCGACCAGCAGATCAAGCAGCTCAACCTCACCCAGGACTACTACCGGGCGCAGTACGACCCGGTGTTGCGTGAAGCCGGCTCGGTGGAAAAGACCTGGCTCTGGCAGCAGATCAAGGCCAAGGAGGGGAGCGCCGCGGTGGTGCGCACCGACGATACGGCGATCCAGGGCGCAGGCGAGGAGCGCGCCAGCAGCGTCGGCGAGCGTTATGCGATTGCCGAGGCCTATCAGCGGGGGGCGCGCGGCACGGCGTTCAGCGACGGCCTGCGGGATTTCCGTGAGATCAAGATCCCCAGGGTGAACGACAAGATGTCGGCCCTGGAGATGAAGCAGCTGTTTCTCGACGGCACCCTCACTCCCCGCGAGCGTGGCGCCCTGAGCGGTCGCATCACGGAAACCGCCCAGGCCGAGTACATCGACAAGGTGCTGCGCCAGACCGCAGTGTTCAGCGAAGACTTCCACAAGGCCGGCAGTGTCTTCGGCCAGCTGGCGCCGCAGGACTTCTACCTGTCGCTGGTGGGCGACCGCTCCGGCGGCCGTTGCTACCCCCTGGTCCGGGCGATGGCCGTGGCCCTGGCCAGTGGCGGCGAGGCGGGCGTCAACAGCCTGGTGCAGAAGCTGTTCCTGGCCTCCGCCGACCCTCAGGCGGGCAGCTCGACGCTGCTCAAGAACAGCCTGATCCGCCTGCATTCCAATGTCGAAGCGGTCCAGGCGTCGAAGGAGCTGGGACAGTTCAAGCTGGCCGAGGTGGTCTCGCGGCTGGCCGCCGGCAGCGGTACCTCGATGTTCGCCCTCAACACCCAGAACCACTCGATGATGGTGGGCAGCACACAGACCGCCGAGGGCCGTCGCTACTACTTCTACGACCCGAACGTGGGGATCTTCGCCTTCGACTCCACCAAGGCTCTGACCAAGGCCATGCAGCAGCACCTGGTGGAGCGCAAGCTGGCCGCGCACTATGGCTCGTTCGGCAGCCAGTCGCAGCCGGCCTTCAACCTGATCGAGATCGACACCGGCAAGATGGCCGAGGTGCCGGTGGGCAACGGGCTGAATGTGGCCGACCTGTCGCGGCCCGAGGAGCTGGCGGGGGTCATCGGCCAGCGCCGCCAGGTGGAGCAGGCGGTGGACGCCCAGCAGCGCGTCAGCGAAGACCTGCGCCTGGGAGCGGCCTTGACCACCTTCGACGCCGAGCAGTGGGGCGCGCGCTTCGAAGTCGCCAGCACCCGGCTGGCCCAGGAACATCAGTTGGGCAGCCAATGGATACCGATCATTGCCAACATCGAGGAGCAGAAGGAGGGCGGCTATCGGGTCCAGTTCATCAACCGTGACCAACCCGAGCAGACCCGCTGGCTGGCCACCGACGATGGCACCTTTGTCGAGTTCCGGCGTTTCGTCGATGAGCACATGCGGGTGTTCAACGAACACTTCACCCTGGAGCATGGCCAGATACGGCCCCGTGCCGGCATTAGCGAAGCATCGCCGGTGGACGGCCTGAACGCCGGCTTCGCGGTACAGACGCTGATCCAGTGGTTTGCCGACAAGAACCGCAAGGACACGGCCCAGGGCACGGTCTCGCCGGACCTGGCCACCGCGCTGAAGATCCACAGCTACCTGGGCCTGGCGCAGATCGGCCATGGCACCTTGCAGGACGTGGTCAAGGTCACCGAACTGGTACAGACCGCGTTGCGCGGCGAAGCCATGGCTGCGGAAACCTCGCTCAAGGACTTTGCCTCGACCCTGGGCCACACCGTCAACGAAGGCGCGGGCGTGCTGTTTGGCGGGGCCATGGTCGGCCTGGATGCCTATGAACTGGCCCATGCCGAGAACGATGTGCAGAAGGCGGTGTTCGGCACCCAGCTGGCGTTCGACTCGGCCAGCTTCGTCACCGGCGCGGCCGGAGTCGGCGCCGGGCTGCTCGGCGCCTCGACGGCGGCCGCGGTGCTCGGTGGCGCGGGGGTAATCCTCGGCGGCCTGGCGGTGGGCTTCACCGCGCTGGCCCAGGCCTTCGGCGCGGTGGCCGAGGACGCCAAGGCGGTCGGGCGCTATTTCGATACGGTCGACAAGGCCTATAAAGGCAACGGCTACCGTTACGACGCGGAGAAGAAGGTGCTGGTGCCGCTGGCCGGCGCGGTGGTCAAGCGCCTGGACCTGCGCAACAACCAGATAGGTTTCGACAGCCAGTACATTTATCGCACCCACCACGGCTCCACCGGTTCCGGGGCGATCAACTACTTCTTCTGGGCCGGGGATTTCCCACAGATGATCCACGACCGTGGCCAGGCGATCGAGGTGCGCAGCGGCATCGGCTACAAGGACGCCACGCGCACGCTGGAGCATGGCGACAGCACGGCGGTGATCCTGCCGGGCACGCCCAAGTCCTACATCAGCTACGAGTACATGATCCTGCCTGGGTCCACCACCCGGCATGACACCGGTTTCGACGTGATCCGCAGGCTCGAGGAAGACCGGCGCTTCGACTACGACTTCTACATCTTCCCGAGCGAGGAGACGATCCGGCGGATTCGCCAGGAGTACGTCGACACCCCGATCGAGGTGCTGCTCGATTCGCGCGACCGGCAACTGGTGATACCCGAGCTGCCCAAGGAGCTGTACGGCTATCTGAACTACCAGATCAAGGGCGCGGGCGGGCGCTATCTGGTCGGCCTCAATGAAGGCACCCGGGTCGATCTGTCCAGCGAGTCCGGCACGCCGTCGCGCTGGATCATCGACAGCAGCCAGCTGGCGAGCGAGAGCATCAGCGTGTCGAAGGACCAGCTGGTGGTGGGCGGCGTGGTGGTCAAGCTCGACCCGGCGCACAACGGCCAGGTGCTGGTGGTCAACGCCAAGGGCGAGGTGCGCGAAGTCGATTTCGCCGGCATGAGCGCTCGGGTGGTGGAGGAAGACGCGAGCAAATGGCAGCTGCCTGGCCAGCGTATCGAACAGCACCTGAGCGAACTGGCCAAGGCCCATCAACTGCACGGTCAGTACGTGGTCGTCGATAACTACAGCCACGAAGGACGCAATGTCGGCCGGGCGTTCTACGACGTCGCCAAGGACCGCATGCTGTTCACCGACACCCAGGTGGAACAGGCCAGGAATGCCCAGTTGGGGGCGGTCATCGGCGAGCATGCCTACTTCGTCGACGCCGAGAACGCCGCGGCGTGGCGGGTCGAGATCGCCACCGGCAAGGTCGACGCGCAGTTCGCCCCGTCGTTCAACCAGAGCGCGGGCCGGATCAGCCGGTTCTGGCAAGAGGGCGACGCGGTCTACCTGGCCCGTCGTTATCAGTTCAAGGAGCGGGAAGCCGAGCTGAACTTCCGCATCATCGGTGACCGGATGGAGCTGGTCGGGGTGGTCGGCGATGACGCATTGCTGCAACTGTCGGCCCGCACCGGCCAGCATGGCGATGCGCTCAAGGCCATGCTCCAGGGCTACCAGAACCAAACCACGCAGCGCGCCACCCCGGTGTACAACCTGGGCGCGCCGATGATGGAGCCGAGCGCCGCGGCGCTGGTGACGGTGTTTGGTCTGGATAACGCCAAAGTCGCGCACCGCTACTGGGTGCGCACCAGCGACGGCACGGTGATCAAGCCGAACCTGGCGCCCCCGGCGGGTCAGCTGCCGCCGGTGGATGCCCAGGGCAAACCCCAGAGCGCCTGGCCGATTCCGGCGGATCTGGTGTTCGCCGGCAGCATGCCGCAGCCCGCTGGCCAGGAAGTGTTTTTCTTCTACAGCCAGAAGGAGAAGGTGCTGTTCCGCCAGGAAGGGCCGGGGCAGCAGGTCCTCGACGGTAGCCAGCCGAGTGCCTTGCGCCTGGCCACGCCGACCCTGGCCAATGTGCTCGAACTCAACGGCCATCTGGTGGCCGTGACCGAGGACGGGCGTGTCGCGCGGATCGAGGCGACAGGGCGCCTGAGCTATGAAGCGGTCAACGAGCATTGGCTCAAGGGTCGCAGCACCTGGTGGAAGGACCTGGCCAGTGTCAGCGGCAGCAATGCCACCCTGGCGGTATTCGGAGCCAAGGCCGCCGATGGTAAGAGCGCGCTGCCGGTGTGGTACCACAACGGCCAGGTGATCGTGGCGGCGTCCTCGCTGCAAGGCAAGCCGCTGCAGTTTCTCGGCTTCGACAGCGCCAGCTCCAGCGCGCGGCTGTTCGAGCCCGAGAGCGGCAAGCTCTACCTCCAGGCACCGATGACGCCCGAGGCGCTGGCGACCGCGTTCGGTGGCGACGAGGTGCTTGAGGCCTCGGCGCGGTTGCCCGCCGCCACGCTGCCGATGCCCGAGGCGCAACTGCGCTCGGCGGTCCAGGTGGATGCCGGGTTGCGGCTGACGACGGTGCAGGGCGAAGTCCTGCTGCGCACCAACAGCGGCGATGTGCAGCTGGTGGCGGTCGACAAGGGCTGGCAGCAGCAACACCTGGGTAATCTGCCCCAGGCGCTGGCCCAAGTGGCCGGGCAGTGGCGAGCCAAAGGCGTGTTGACCTTGCAAGGCGCCGACAGCCAGGGCTGGTTCGATGTCGCCAGCGGGCAGATGTTCGCCAGCACCGGCATTCCCGCCGCGAGCGACCTGCGTTTTATCGGCGTGGCCGCCGAATCGCAGCGCTCGGCCTATGTCTACAGCCCGACGGAGCAGGCGCTGTACAAGGTCAAGCAGGGGGCTGCGCAGAAGCTCGGGCACTACGGCAATGTCGAGCGTATCGGCTCCTCGCTGCTGCTGCAGGGCGGGGGCGTCGGCGGTCGTCAGGACGAACTGGCGCCGCCGTTGATCGCCGGGGTCGACAGCGTGGTGCTGCATGGCGGCGGTGCCAGCGACACCTACCGCTTCAGCCCGGCGATGTGGGCGCACTACCGCACGGTGGTGATCGACAACGATGACCCGGGCCAGGCCCTGGATCGCCTGATCCTGCCGGTGGCCGATGGCAAGAACATCCTCGTCAGCCGTCAGGGCGAGAACGTGCTGCTGACCGACGCCGGCACCGGCACGGCCCTGGTGCTGCGCCAGGTGTTGGGCAACCAGGCCGCGGCGCATCGGCATCTGCAGATCGAGCTGCAAGGCGACTCATCGGTGATCAGTGTCGATCATCTGGTGAAGGGCTTTGCCCAGGCGGGATCGGCCAGGGACGCTTTGTTCGAGCTGTCCTCGCGCGAGCGCCAGACCCTGCCGACGGCGAATGACATCGCCTCGGTGACGGAGGTTGAGGGCCCCAGCCTGGCCAAACTGAGCGGGGCCATGGCGGCCTTCGCCGACACCGGCGGCGCTCGTGAACAGGTGCCGCAAAACCGTCAGGCCGCCCAGGCGGTGCTGGTGCCTTCACTGACCTGA